ATGGCCTCGCGAGCGGAATACTGATTGCAGTTTCATGGCTACTGCTCGTCGTAGGAGACTGGCTGATAGTCGAGGACGTCGACCCCGCCCAGCGAGACTGCGTCCGGGTGGTGGTCTCCCCGTGGGTCGTGATAGCCGGCGGGTTCGAGCGTCGCCGCGACGACTGATTGCTCGTCGGTCGTCGGCCACATCGTCGCCGTGACCGACTGCTGTTCGTGGCGGGCACAGTAGACGCCGTACAGCTCCCAGGTATGGCCCTCGTAACACGACAACGCAGCGGTCACCTCGTCGCCGGCGCCGAGCGTCGCCCCACACTGCGAGCAGGCGACCGCTCCGTCGGCGAGATCGAAGTCGACGGCGTAGCCACCGGCGACCATCCCGGTCACCGCGCGAGCGACCCTGGACTCGGCCTCGGCGGTCGACTCCGTCATTGCTGGCAACTGTGTTCTACTCCCACATATAGCTACGCTCGACGCGACTCCCTGGCCGCTCCCAGCGGGGCTACTCGCCAGCCCGTTCGCGAGCGGCGGCGACCAGCAGCGGCAGCGTGATCGTCGCGTCGGCGTAGACCGAGGCGTTCCGGGCGGCCTTTTCGAGTTTGCCCCACGACCGAGCCTCGTCCAGGGTCGCGCCCGACAGGCCGCCAGTCTGGGGCGGGTCCATCGTGAGCTGGACGGCGTAGTCGTAGGCGTCTGGCGAGACCAGCATCGTCTGGAGGACGTAGTTCTTCGGGACGCCACCACCGATGACGAGTGCGCCCGCAGTGTCAGCCTCGTAGGCGAGATCGGTCAACTGCGTCATATCAGCCAGCGCGTCCAGCGAGAATTCGGAGGTCTGGTTGTACATCCAGGCCTGCAAGCCGAGAACGGAATCCTGGACGGCGGGACAGTAGATCGGGACGTCGTGCTCGGCGGCCGCGGCGGCGATCCCTGCGCCTTCGTCGATCTCTTCGCGCTCGTTGACCTCGCTGTTGGCTCGTCCGAGTTCCTCGGTGAGACGCTGGATCGAGACCAGACCTTCGTCTTCCAGCACGGGAAAGACTTCCTCGCGGAGGTGGCTCTCGAACAGTGCGAAGTACTCCTGGGGGAGATAGACGTTGTAGATCCGGTCGACCTCCTCGTCGCGCAACTGCTCGTCGTGCTCGCGTTCGGTCTTGCCCTCGGCATGGACCTGACCGTGGTGGTGCTTGCCGCCGATGGCCTCAATGGTGTCGTGGGTGAGGTTCGCGCCCGTCGTCACGAGCGCGTCGATGTGGCCGTCCCGGATCAGGTCGGCGACGATCTGTCGCATACCCGTGGGAACCATCGCACCCGCCAGTCCGACGAAAGTCGTCACGTCGTCGTCGAGCATCTCGGTATAGATGTCGACGGCCTCGTGTAAATCGGCGGCACCGACGCCGGCCTTGCCGTACTCGTCGGCGAGTTCGCCGACGGTCATGCCCGCGCGGGCCTCGGCGTGGCCGATGGGATCGTGGCTGAACGTCTCCCGGTGGGAGTCCTGGTGGCCGTGCTCGTCGCCTTCGTCTCCGCTGTGTTCGTGGTCGTCGCTCATTTGTCGAACGTGAGACGGGCAGGGTGTTGAACGCCGCGGTCTCCGAACAGGGTCGCACGTCCCTCCCGACGCCGGCCAAAGAACACGGCTAAGTGAATCCACACCCAAGAACGCGCCATGTCCGAAGATCTCGAAGACCTGAAGCGCGGGACCGAACTGGTCAAGCGCGGCTTCGCGAAGATGCAGAAAGGCGGCGTCATCATGGACGTCGTCGACCCCGAACAGGCCCGGATCGCCGAAGACGTCGGCGCGGTCGCAGTCATGAACCTCGAAGCTGTCCCGGCCGACATCCGCAAGCGCGGTGGTGTTTCCCGGATGGCCGATCCCTCGTCGCTCCAGGCCGTCATCGACGAAGTCTCGATCCCGGTGATGGGCAAGGCCCGTATCGGTCATATCAAAGAGGCCCAGATCCTCGAAGCGGCCGGTGCGGACATGGTCGACGAGAGCGAGGTCCTCACACCGGCCGACGACCGGTATCACATCGACAAGCGCGACTTCACCGCACCGTTCGTCTGCGGCGCACGCAACCTCGGCGAAGCCCTTCGACGCATCGACGAGGGTGCGGCGATGATCCGCACCAAGGGCGAGGCCGGTACCGGCGACGTCAACCAGGCCGTCCACCACCAGCGCAACATCAAGGGCGCGATCCGCAAGCTCGAAGGCATGTCCCACGAGGAGCGCGAGAAGTGGGCCCGCGAGCACGAAGCGCCCGCCGAACTGGTCCACGAGACCGCCGACATGGGCCGGCTCCCGGTCGTCAACTTCGCGGCCGGCGGCATCGCGACGCCTGCCGACGCCGCGCTGATGATGCACCACGGCTGTGACGGTATCTTCGTCGGCTCGGGCATCTTCGGCGCGGAGGACCCCCGCGCGATGGGGACCGCGATCGTCGAGGCCGTCAACAACTGGGACGACCCCGAAAAGCTCGTGGAGATCTCCTCGAATATCGGCGCTGGCATGAAAGGTGACGCCAACGTCGACCTGCCTGAAGAAGAGAAGATGCAGGGTCGCGGCGTCTAGAGTTCGCGGTCC
The Halapricum salinum genome window above contains:
- a CDS encoding deoxyhypusine synthase, yielding MSDDHEHSGDEGDEHGHQDSHRETFSHDPIGHAEARAGMTVGELADEYGKAGVGAADLHEAVDIYTEMLDDDVTTFVGLAGAMVPTGMRQIVADLIRDGHIDALVTTGANLTHDTIEAIGGKHHHGQVHAEGKTEREHDEQLRDEEVDRIYNVYLPQEYFALFESHLREEVFPVLEDEGLVSIQRLTEELGRANSEVNEREEIDEGAGIAAAAAEHDVPIYCPAVQDSVLGLQAWMYNQTSEFSLDALADMTQLTDLAYEADTAGALVIGGGVPKNYVLQTMLVSPDAYDYAVQLTMDPPQTGGLSGATLDEARSWGKLEKAARNASVYADATITLPLLVAAARERAGE
- the pdxS gene encoding pyridoxal 5'-phosphate synthase lyase subunit PdxS, producing MSEDLEDLKRGTELVKRGFAKMQKGGVIMDVVDPEQARIAEDVGAVAVMNLEAVPADIRKRGGVSRMADPSSLQAVIDEVSIPVMGKARIGHIKEAQILEAAGADMVDESEVLTPADDRYHIDKRDFTAPFVCGARNLGEALRRIDEGAAMIRTKGEAGTGDVNQAVHHQRNIKGAIRKLEGMSHEEREKWAREHEAPAELVHETADMGRLPVVNFAAGGIATPADAALMMHHGCDGIFVGSGIFGAEDPRAMGTAIVEAVNNWDDPEKLVEISSNIGAGMKGDANVDLPEEEKMQGRGV